Proteins encoded within one genomic window of Ovis aries strain OAR_USU_Benz2616 breed Rambouillet chromosome 1, ARS-UI_Ramb_v3.0, whole genome shotgun sequence:
- the LOC121820612 gene encoding uncharacterized protein LOC121820612 isoform X1: MEPSSEDPHLCWTTQLLGLTSLLLSTCSTVVQSSGKYVSEVQDSGFVPMQGIQGGSVLFHIVKKQEADPEEVSWGFGPEFNYRVFMRVHRGADTPTWISLQDKYQQRVHVPNVTSLRIENLTPEDSGQYRARASFTGGIEFNQVFLLTVYEPMILPEILVKSSSITPGWCNITLECRDPGNREDLKVTWESEGLPRSWSGVGHQDQPQLLEPDCEPVPEPA; this comes from the exons ATGGAGCCCTCCTCAGAAGACCCTCACCTCTGCTGGACCACCCAGCTCCTGGGACTCACCAGCCTCCTCCTCA GCACCTGCAGCACAGTGGTCCAGAGTTCTGGAAAATATGTTTCTGAAGTTCAGGATTCCGGATTTGTTCCCATGCAGGGGATCCAAGGAGGTTCTGTGTTGTTTCATATAGTCAAGAAGCAAGAAGCTGACCCAGAGGAGGTCTCATGGGGCTTTGGCCCTGAGTTTAACTACAGAGTCTTCATGCGAGTCCACCGTGGGGCAGACACCCCAACCTGGATCAGCCTCCAGGACAAGTACCAGCAGAGGGTCCATGTGCCCAATGTGACGTCCCTGAGGATTGAGAACCTGACCCCAGAGGACAGTGGGCAGTATAGGGCTCGAGCCAGCTTCACTGGAGGAATAGAATTTAACCAGGTTTTCCTCCTCACTGTCTACG agcccatgaTCCTTCCTGAGATTCTGGTCAAGTCATCATCCATCACACCAGGCTGGTGCAATATCACCCTGGAGTGCAGGGACCCAGGGAACAGAGAGGACTTGAAGGTGACCTGGGAGAGCGAGGGCCTTCCCAGGAGCTGGAGTGGAGTGGGACACCAGGATCAgccccagctcctggagcctgacTGTGAACCTGTCCCTGAGCCAGCCTAA
- the LOC121820612 gene encoding uncharacterized protein LOC121820612 isoform X2 — MEPSSEDPHLCWTTQLLGLTSLLLSTCSTVVQSSGKYVSEVQDSGFVPMQGIQGGSVLFHIVKKQEADPEEVSWGFGPEFNYRVFMRVHRGADTPTWISLQDKYQQRVHVPNVTSLRIENLTPEDSGQYRARASFTGGIEFNQVFLLTVYDWFQIGKGVRQGCILPPCSFNLYAEYIMRNAGLDEPQLESRLPREISIISDMQMMPPLRQKAKENLRAS, encoded by the exons ATGGAGCCCTCCTCAGAAGACCCTCACCTCTGCTGGACCACCCAGCTCCTGGGACTCACCAGCCTCCTCCTCA GCACCTGCAGCACAGTGGTCCAGAGTTCTGGAAAATATGTTTCTGAAGTTCAGGATTCCGGATTTGTTCCCATGCAGGGGATCCAAGGAGGTTCTGTGTTGTTTCATATAGTCAAGAAGCAAGAAGCTGACCCAGAGGAGGTCTCATGGGGCTTTGGCCCTGAGTTTAACTACAGAGTCTTCATGCGAGTCCACCGTGGGGCAGACACCCCAACCTGGATCAGCCTCCAGGACAAGTACCAGCAGAGGGTCCATGTGCCCAATGTGACGTCCCTGAGGATTGAGAACCTGACCCCAGAGGACAGTGGGCAGTATAGGGCTCGAGCCAGCTTCACTGGAGGAATAGAATTTAACCAGGTTTTCCTCCTCACTGTCTACG actggttccaaatcgggaaaggagtacgtcaaggctgtatattgccaccctgctcatttaacttatatgcagagtacatcatgagaaatgctgggctggatgaaccacagctggaatcaagattgccaagagaaatatcaataatttcagatatgcagatgatgccacccttacggcagaaagcaaaagagaacttAAGAGCATCTTga